CCGACGCGCGGGCGCTCGCCGCGGCGACGCCGGCGGACGTCGAGCCGTATATCTCGTCGATCGGACTGTTCCGAAACAAGGCGAAGATGATCGTCGGCGCGGCCCAAGGGCTCGTCGAGCGGCACGGCGGCGAGGTCCCCGCCGACCGCGCGGCGCTGGAGCGTCTCCCCGGCGTCGGGCGCAAGACGGCGAGCGTCGTCCTCTCCACGGCGTTCAACGTGCCGGCCCTCGCGGTGGACACCCACGTCGCGCGGCTCGCCGGGCGGCTCGGCCTCTCGACCGCCGCGGATCCGCGGGCGATCGAGGACGACCTGACCGCCGTGTTTCCGGAGGAGCGCTGGGGCTTCGTCAGCCACGCGCTGATTCTCCACGGACGGCGCGTCTGCGCCGCGCGCGCCCCGCGCTGCGGCGAGTGTTCGCTGGCCGGCGTCTGCCCCTCGGCCAAGAAGCCGCAGCGCGGCTGATCCACCGCGGCTGGCCGCCCGGACGGAGCCGCATCGCGCGTCCGCCCGCGCCGCGTCGCGCGCCGGGTTAGACTCGCGGCATGAAACGCTTCCTCGGCCT
The sequence above is drawn from the bacterium genome and encodes:
- the nth gene encoding endonuclease III, coding for MNAVKTERGRRAPAVLEGLLAAYPDADCELVHRNPFELLIATILSAQTTDKAVNLASPKLFAAYPDARALAAATPADVEPYISSIGLFRNKAKMIVGAAQGLVERHGGEVPADRAALERLPGVGRKTASVVLSTAFNVPALAVDTHVARLAGRLGLSTAADPRAIEDDLTAVFPEERWGFVSHALILHGRRVCAARAPRCGECSLAGVCPSAKKPQRG